DNA from Geobacter sulfurreducens PCA:
GGATCTCCATCACGACCAATTCCGACGGCGTAGGCACGGCGCGGGTTACCTCCGGGTTTGACGATAATCTCTTCTGCGTGCAGGTAGGCATAGATTACGGTGAGCACGTGGAATACGGTTCGGTCCTCCGCTATGCCGGCCAGACGGCGTTCATCACGGTGCGGGTGCTCAGGTACCAGGACGTCGGAAGCTTCGATATCATGTTCTCCGCTCCGGGGGTCGGCCAGCGCACGCTGTCTCTGCGCTGGGTCGCCATCCCGGCCGTTGCCGTTGCGGAGCCGACAATAACCGTGACGTCTCCCACCGTTACGGTTACCTCGCCCACATTCACCCTCACGCAACCGACCTTTACCATGACGCAGCCCACGTTTACCCTGACCCGCCCGACCTTCACCATGACCGCGCCAACGCTCACGATGCCCACTATCCCAACCATGACCATCCCGAGCGTAACCATCCACGGCCCGATCATGAGTGGTCCCGGAACAGTGGAGGCCCCCACGGTGATCGTTCCCCCCGGTAAGAGCACGCAGTCTCCGCACCTGACGGACGTGAAGGGGATCGGGCCGGCCTTGGCCGGGAAACTGACGGCAGCCGGCATCTCGACCATTGCCGATCTTGCGGCCGCCTCCGTCAATGCCGTGGCGGCCGCCCTGGGTGTCAGCGATCCCGCTCGGGCGCGCGGTTTTATCGACGCGGCCAGGAAATTGGCTAAAAAACGATGAACGTTGTATTCGTCCATCCTTCCTATCCGAACCAGTTCACCGGGATAGCCAACGCTCTTTCCCGGAAAAGGGGGTGGGAGTGTGCCTTTCTGGTGGATCGGGCGTTCACCGGGCAGATCCGCCGGGACAAGCCCCCTGTCGCCTACTACGGGTACGGGGAGGAGGCATCGCCCCTGTCGGGGACCTACTACACCCGCTGCATCGAGGAGGGGGCGCGCCGGGGCAAGGCCATCGTGGAGGCCCTGGCGCACATCCATGCCTCGACCGGCATCGACGCCGTGGTGGGGCACGCATCCTTCGGGGCAACCCTGTTCGTTCGGGAGATTCTCGCTATCCCTGTGGTCTCCTATGTGGAGCTGCCCGGATACCATCCGGCCTTCTGCCGGGATGAATTCCCGGGCCGGTATCCCCAGAGCCTTATGGACGTGGCCCTGCGCTCTCTTATTCATTCGAGTGTGATTCATTCGGATCTCTGCGTGGTTCCCTCCGCCTACGCCCGCGACCTGTTCCCACCAGAGCTTCGCAACAAGGTACGGGTCCGGATGGAGGGGTTTGCCCTGCCTCCCCCGGCAGGTGACCGGGAGGCTCTGCGGCGTGAACTGGGCATAACCGGGAACGGGCCGGTCATCGGCTTTGCGGGCAGGACCCTGGAGGCGGTGCGGGGCTTCGACGTGTTTGTCCGGGCCGTCGGCAGGATTCGTGCCGTCCGCCCCGACGCACACTTCCTCGTCGTTGGCGATGAGACGAGCATCTACGGCAACGAAGCATCCTACCTGGGGGGGGCCTCGTTCAAGCAGCATGCCCTCCGGCAGGAAGGAATGGAGGATGAGGAGTTCATCTTCCGGCCCTTTGTCCCCCACGACCAGTTCGTGCGCTACCTCCAGGCCATGGATGTCATCCTGTTTCCCTTGTTCGAGGGGGCGGCCAACTGGGGACTGTTCGAGGCCATGGCCGCCGGCGTGCCGGTGATTGCCTCCCGGCGCTGCTTTATCCCCGAGGTGATCGAGGACGGGCGCGACGGGATCCTGCTGGATGCCGCGGACGCAGAAGGGTTCGCGGCCGCGGCCCTGGCGCTGCTGGAAGACAGTGCCCGCGCCGAGGCCATGAGCCGGGCCGGCCGGCAGAAAATTGCCCGATCGTTCTCCGTAGAGCGGGCCGCAAGCGGCTATGCCGCCATTATTCGTGAGGCGATACGCCGTCACGGCAGCGGAGCACGAAACCCTTACTGCGGGCGGGAACGGGGCATCTGTCCTGCGGCATGACCGGTCCGTCTCCGTTGTACTCTCCTATCCTGGGCTCTCCCCGCGGGAGCAACCAGTAGCCGGGGACATCCATGACATCTCAGAAAGCCGGACCGAAACCGATCAACACAGCCAGGCGCCCGGAGCGACCCGCTCCGGTTCCGTCGCCGGCCCGGTCCGGCACGCCTGCCGGCCCGGTCCGACAGCTCCAGCAGACCATCGGTAACCGTCGAACGGGAGAGATGCTCAAGGCTGCGACCGCAGCCGATGCCACGGGGGAGACTGCCCCCGGCGTCATGGAGCTGAAGGGGATGCCCACCTTTGTGCCGCCCCCGCCCATTGCCGACTTCCTGAAGGAACGCACGCGAGGGAACGTCAATGTCCGGTTCGGCAGCCTCGCGGCCGGTCAGCTGGAGGTCCGCCGGGTCGGGCAACGTTACTCCGTGCGCGAACAGGCAATCCCCCTGACTCACCCCCTGTTCACGGGTGCCCTCGCCCCCTCTCTCCTTGTGGCGGTCGGCGACGGCGGAAAGATCCGGGGCCGGGTGGGCTTCGACGGGGGAAAAGGGAATCTCGCCGTACTGATCCGTAAGTCCCCTGACTTGGTGGGGCTCGGTGCCCTTGACCTGAGCCGGCTCGGCTCAGCGATCAATACCCTGGAGAACGGTGCCCTCCATCTGGGAATCAAGGGCACGCCGATCCGGATGGGAGGGGCGTTTACCGGTACCCTCACCCTTGAGGCGGTCAACGAGGCGATCACCTTTGAAGGGAGCGCGGCTGTGACCGTGCGGGGGCTCGCTTCGGGCAGCCTGGAGCTGAAACGGTCCACCGAAGGGATCGTCACCGGTACGGCCACGGTGGGGCTCACTCTGCCCAAGGGGTTCTCCGGCAACGTGGCAGTGGGGTGGGACGGCCGGGCCATTACGGGTGAGGGTAAGGTCGGCTATACGGGGGAGAAGTTTTCCGGCGAGGTCCTCCTTCGTCTCATGGAAAAGGGGGCGGCGGCCCGACTCGAAGCCGCCAACACGGCCCCGGAGCGAACACCTGCACCGGCAGCCACGGTTGGTCCGCGTAGCGACAAGGTCGACTACGTGGTCTTCGGCGAGGGGGACCTTACCTTTGCCTTTACCGACTGGCTGAACGGAACAGCCCACGTCATCGTCGACCCCCGGGGAAACCTCACCGTAATCGGCAAGATCACCCCCCAGAAAGAGTTCATCCTCTTTCCCCAGAAGGACTTCAACAAGGATCTCTTCAAGGTGGAGGCCCGGGCCTCCTACGGCATTCCCGTGGTGGGAAACATCTTCATTTTTGCCAACGTGGGGATGGGTGCCTTTGCCAAGCTTGGTCCGGCCAAGTTCTACAATATCGTGGTGGAGGGGACCTACTCCACCGACCCGAAAAAGGCGCAGAACTTCACTATCCAGGGGAGCCTCAATATCTCCGCCGCGGCCGGTCTCCGGCTCCGGGGCGAGGCCGGTGCCGGGCTCGAAATCCTGTCCCACGACATAAAGGCCGGCGCCGGCGTCAACGCCCTGGCCGGAATCAGGGGGTACGCGGAGGCGACGCCTGTCATCGGCTATCGGGAAAAAGGTGCCGAAGGAGAGGACAAAAAAGGGGAGTTCTTCATCCGGGGCGACATGGAGATCGCGGCCCAGCCGTTCCTGGGGCTGTCGGGTGACCTTTTCGTGGAGATCGATGCCCCGTGGTGGTCGCCCGTCCCCGACAAGCGGTGGACCTGGCCCCTGGGGGGGAAGGAGTGGCCCATCGGCGGCAGTTTCGGCGTCGGCGCCACGGTGGATTACGTCTTCGGCTCCAGCCAAGCACCTTCTGTCGAGTTCAAGCCGGTGGAGTTTTCCGCTGAGAAGTTCATGACCGATCTCTACAGCGACAAGGCTACGGGAGGCTCCGGCGACAAGGGAGAGAAAAAGGGGGCGTGGAAGGAAAAGAATACCAGGGCGGCGGAGCCGCCGCCAAAGCAGGCGAAGAAGGGGGCGGCCCAGGAGGGAGAGGCGCCGAAACAATCTCCGGCAAAGGCCAGGGTTACGCCTGGAGGGCCCAAAAAAGCCAAAAAGCCTGCCGACCCCAACGCCCGGACCGCCGACGGCAAGACTGTTCGGCAGTATCAGGCGGAGGCAGAAAAAAGGGGGAAGAGACCGGGGGCGAAGGAGCCGGAAAAGAAGGCCGACAAGCCTGCAACCGACGTTGCCGCGCGCATGGGGCGGGTAAAGACGGCCCTGGATCAGGCCTTGGCCTATGCGGAGAAGACGGGGATTGGCCTCAACGAGCTCAATACCGTCCTGAAATCGATCCGTCGCCGCAAGGAGTACGGTCTCAAGGAACTCAAGGCCCGGGACGGCGGCGAGAATTGGATCGTGGCGGCTACCCTCAATCCCACCCAGGATCTCAAGACCGTCAAGAAAAAGGGGAAAGCTGCCGCGGCAGGGGACCTCTACTATGAAAAGCCGTTCCCCATCCCTTCATACAAGGAGCACGCAGGGGCGGGCGCAAAGCACAAAACCCTCTATACGGGACGGGCCAAGGCCGATAAGCTGTTCCATGAAAAAAGGGACCGCAAAACAGGTCAGGTCGGCAAGTGGGAATCCTGGGCGAGGCAGAACCTGAGCGAGCCCCTCAAGAAGAAAGCCGCTGACCTGGGCATGAGCGACCGGGATATCGTGCGCCCCCGTTTCAACCGGGCCGGGGAGAAGATGACCTTCCACATCGATCATATCGTCGAATACCAGCTCCAGGGGGACGACGAGACTGAAAACTACTGGATGCTCCGGGGATCGGAAAATAGCAGTTCGGGCTCCACGCTCAAGGCCGCCATCGCGGCGGTCCGCACGGAGAGCGACAAGAAGCGTAAAGAGGACGGCCAGCCAGCCACGGTCAAGATATTCTTCAAAAATCCGGTTCTGGAAGGAAACGCCGAAGATACCATCTACTGGAGGAAGTCGGAGATCAAGAAGGGCGATCACATCGCAGCGTACGAGAAACACCGCGACAGTTTGAAGAATCAGCTGAAGGAGTAATCGGCCGGGAAGATTACCCCACCCGGAACATGGTCACTTCGGCCTCGGCCATGACCCGTCCGTCCAGTTCGACCCACCCCTTCACATCCACCAGGCGGCGCCGTTCGCCCGTCACCTGACCGATTACCGTTATCTCTGATCCGGTGGGTACCGGTTCGCGGTAGCGGAGGCGCAGCTCGCTGGTCACTATCTGGAGTCCGCTCGCCATGCAGGCTTGCGCGCAGATCTCGTCCAGCAGGGCCGAGATGATGCCGCCGTGGGTCACCCCCTGCCATCCCTGGAAGACCTCCGGGATTCGAACGCGCGTCTCGGCGCGCCGCTCGTGAGGGTCGGTGACGAATTCCGCCTTGAGTCCGATGGGGTTGTCCTTGCCGCAGATGAAGCAGCGGCCGTCGTCGATGACTTGCATGGTTCCTGATCCTTTGTCTGCGTCCATCCGGCGCCCCGGCACACGGGCCCGCTACCATTGACCGATACGCGCAAAAACGCCCCCGGCCGCAGGAGGCCGGGGGCGTGGTGGGCTTCAGTGCTTACAGACCCAGTTGCTTGAAGAAGTCGTTCCCCTTGTCGTCCACAAGGATGAAGGCCGGGAAGTTTTCCACTTCGATCTTCCAGACCGCTTCCATCCCCAGTTCGGGGAAGTCGATGCACTCGACCTTCTTGATGTTCTCCTCGGCAAGAACCGCGGCCGGGCCGCCGATGGAGCCCAGGTAGAACCCGCCGTACTTCTGGCAGGCATCGGTCACCTGCTGGCTGCGGTTCCCCTTGGCGATCATGATCATGGATGCGCCCTTGGACTGGAGGAGATCCACGTAGGAGTCCATCCGGCCGGCGGTGGTGGGGCCGAAGGAGCCGGAGGGCTTGCCAGCCGGGGTCTTGGCCGGTCCCGCGTAGTAGATCGGGTGGTTGAGCAGGTACTCGGGCACCGGCTTGCCGGCGTCGATGATCTCCTTGAACTTGGCGTGGGCGATGTCGCGGCCGACCACGATGGTACCGTTCAGGAGCAGCGGCGTTGCAACCGGGTACTTGCTGAGCTCGGCGAGGATTTCCTTCATGGGGCGGTTCAGGTCGATCTTGACGCCGTGCTCGTGCTTGCCGCGGTACTGCTCGGGGATGAGGCGGCCCGGATTGCGGTCGAGCTCTTCCACGAAGAGGCCGTCCCTGGTGATCTTCGCCTTGATGTTGCGGTCGGCGGAACAGGAGACCGCCATCCCCACGGGGCAGGAAGCGCCGTGACGCGGAAGCCGGATGACCCGGACGTCGTGGGCGAAGTACTTGCCGCCGAACTGGGCGCCGATGCCGAGCTTGTAGGCGGCCTGGAGGAGTTTCTCCTCAAGCTCCACATCGCGGAACGCCTGGCCGTGCTCGTTCCCCTGGGTGGGGAGTGCGTCCAGGTACTTGGCCGAGGCAAGCTTGACGGTCTTCATGCACTGGTCGGCGGAGCAGCCGCCCACGACCACGGCGATGTGGTAGGGCGGACAGGCGGCGGTGCCCAGGTACTTCATCTTGTCCACGAGGAACTTTTCAAGCTTCTCGGGGGTGAGCAGCGCCTTGGTCTCCTGGAAAAGCATGGTCTTGTTGGCGGAGCCCCCACCTTTGGCCATGAAGAGAAACTTGTAGGCATCGCCGTCCACGGCCTGGATCTCGACCTGGGCCGGGAGATTGGTGCCGGTGTTGATCTCGTCGTACATGTTGAGGGCAACGGTCTGGGAGTAACGGAGGTTCTCCTCGGTGTAGGTCTTGTAGACCCCCTTGGAGAGGTATTCTTCATCCTTGCCGCCGGTCCAGACCTGCTGGCCCTTCTTGGCGATGACGGTGGCGGTGCCGGTATCCTGGCAGATGGGAAGCTCGAAGTTGGCGGAGATCTCGGCGTTGCGCAGGAATGCGAGGGCCACGCCCTTGTCGTTCATGGACGCTTCCGGGTCGCGCAGGATCTTCGCCACCGACTCGTTGTGCTCGGGGCGCAGCAGGAAGGATACATCGCGCATCGCCTCGTTGGCGAGGATGGAAAGCGCCTCGGGGCAGACCCGCAGCACTTCCTTGCCGGCGAACTGCTCGACCGTGACATGTTTCTCGGATCCCTCGATCTTGCGGTACTTCGTCTCATCTTTGCCGAGGGGGAAAGGGTCCTGGTAGACGAACGGCTTGGTGGACATCGCGTGCTCTCCTTTCGATCATGGGCTGACGGCCGGGGATGCAGGGTCGGGCGGGAATCGTTATACGCTCCGGGCCATGCTGTCCGCGTAAGTGTATACAGTATACGGCGGGATTTTATTGAAAAATTCTCAGTTTGTCGAGCAAGAAAGTGCAGGGGGAGAAAATGCGGAATTTTTTCATGAAACAATTAAATGTTTTTTCGGACGTGTCGATAAGGATTCCCAAGGGAGCGAGACCCCGTCCGTGAAGCAGGTGGCGGCAGGGTGCGGTTGCAGCGGACCGATTTCCTGATATCGTTATCACGTTGTGATGGTGCCGCAATACACGGCTGATACTGTGATGTAATGCGGCGAAAACAACATACCCGTCGGGAGGATGAGAGCGATGAACATGCAGCAAGTCAAAGAGATTGCCAAGCAGCGAGGGATCAAGGCCGGTTCCATGAAAAAGGCGGAACTCGTCCGTGCAATCCAGTCGGATGAGGGGAACGAAGCGTGTTACGGGACCAACCGCGCCGACTCGTGCGGGCAGGATAGCTGTCTCTGGCGCGACGACTGTAACTGACCGTCCGCGACTGCGTCCCGGTCAAGCCGGCACAGCCGGCTTTTTTCATTTCTGGCAGACGGGGCAGAACCAGGTTGAGCGGTTGCCGAGCCGGATCCGGGCGATGGGCGTGCCGCAGACCGTGCACGGTTTGCCGGTCTGTCCGTAGACGGCCGGATTGATGCGGAAATACCCCGAAGGAACCTCGGTCGCGATGAATTCGTGGAGGGTTGTATCTCCTTCGGCAATGGCGTCGCGCAGCACATCCCCGACGGCGGTTGCCAACGTGGCGCAGTCTTCCTCAGAGAGTGACCCCGCGGCGCGTTCGGGATGGATGCGCGCCCGGAACAGGGCCTCATTGGCGTAGATGTTCCCCACGCCGACCACGATCCGGTTGTCCATGAGCAGAAGCTTGATGGCGGCATTCCGCTTCCGGCTGCGCGAGAAGAGATAGCTCCCGTTGAACAGGGGCGGGAAAGGCTCCGGCCCCAGTTGTGCCAGTAGCGGGTGGGCAAGGGGATCGCTGCCGGTCCAGAGGACGAGCCCGAATTTGCGCGGATCCCTGAAGCGGAGGGTGCGGCCGTCGTCCAGGACCAGGTCCAGGTGGTCGTACTTTCCCGGCGGACTGCCTGCCGGAGCGACCCGGAGCGTGCCGGTCATCCCCAGGTGGATAATGGCCGTGCCGTCGCCGCAGCGCAAGAGGAGATACTTGGCCCGGCGCTCCACCCGTTCGATGACCCTGCCGGTGAGCCGCTCGCCCAACTCGGGGGGAATCGGCAACCGCAGCTTGGCTGCCCGGGCCGTGACCGCCGTCACCCGCCGCCCGGTCACATGGGGCGCGATCCCCCGCAGGGTTGTCTCCACTTCCGGCAACTCCGGCATCTATCCTCCCGCTGATCCGCATTATTCCGGCGCGCCGCCGGCCCGGTCAAAACGGTTGACCCGGACCGGCGGCGCAGGGTATAGTACCCCTTCCTCCGACTCACATCCAGCGTTTCTTCCCAAGGCAGGTCATGTCCGCGGTCGATCTGAGAAAAGTTCCTCCCCAGAGCATTGAAGCCGAGATGTCGATTCTCGGCGGCGTGCTCCTCGATAACGAGGCGATCAACCGCTGTCTGGAGTTGATCGAGGCCGACGATTTCTATCGCGAGTCCCACCGCAAGATATTCCGGGCCATGATCGACCTATCCAACCGGAGCGAGCCCTGCGACCTGATCACCCTCACGGACATGCTCAAGCGCAAGGGAGAGCTGGAGGAGGTGGGGGGCGGCGCCTATCTTGCCACCCTGGTGGACTATGTCCCCACTGCCGCCAACATCGCCTACTACTGCCGGATCGTGAAGGAGAAGTCGGTAACCCGGCGCCTCATCACCGCCGCCACCGACATCGTCACCCGCGGCTATGACGAGGAGACCACGGTGGACGAGCTTCTGGACGGCGCCCAGAAGACCATCTTCGAGATTTCCGAGAACAAGCTCCGCCCTGCTTTCACCCCGGTGGGCACCATCCTCAAGGATACCTTCAAGAGAATCGAGACCCTCTACGAAAAGAAAGAGCACGTAACCGGCGTCCCCACCGGGTTCTACGACCTGGACAAGATGACCGCCGGTTTCCAGCCGGGCGATCTCATCATCATTGCCGGCCGCCCCTCCATGGGCAAGACGGCCTTTTCCCTCAATATCGCCCAGTATGCCGCGGCCCATGCCGATCCGCCCCTGCCCGTGGCCGTGTTCTCCCTGGAGATGAGCAAGGAATCCCTGGTTATGCGTCTGCTCTGCTCCGAGTCGCGGGTTGATGCCAGCCGCCTGCGGACCGGTCACCTGGTGGACACCGACTGGCACAAGCTGACCCACGGGGCCGACAAGCTTTCCAAGGCCCGGCTCTACATCGACGATACCCCGGCCATTCCGGTGCTGGAGATGCGGGCCAAGGCCCGGCGCCTCAAGGCGGAGAACGGCCTCGGCATGATCGTGGTGGACTATCTCCAGCTCATGCGCGGCTCCAGTCAGGAGTCACGCCAGCAGGAGATCTCGGAAATCTCCCGCTCCCTCAAGGCCCTGGCCAAGGAGCTGGACGTGCCGGTGGTGGCGCTCTCCCAGCTCAACCGGAGCCTGGAAAGCCGCACCGACAAGCGCCCCATGATGAGCGACCTGCGGGAATCGGGGGCCATAGAGCAGGACGCCGACGTGATCATGTTCGTGTATCGCGACGCTGTCTACTGCGATGACTGCAAGAAGCGCGACGGTTCCTGCACCAAGGGGCACGAGAAGGACGCCGAGATCATTATCGGCAAGCAGCGTAACGGCCCCATCGGCTCCGTCAACCTGCTGTTCAACGGCGAATTCACCAAGTTCGAAAATATGGAGAAGCATCATGATTACTAACATTCATCCGACTGCCCACATAAGCCCCTCCGCCACCATTGCCGACGGCGCGGAAATCGGCCCCAACGTCATCGTGGGAGATCACTCCTCCATCGGCGCCGGCACCAGGGTGATGGCCAACGCCGTTATCGGTCCCTGGACGCAGATCGGCGAGAACAATGTCATTCACTTCGGCGCCATCGTCGGTCACGACCCCCAGGACTTCGGCTACAAGGGGGAGGAGAGCTGGACTATCGTCGGCAACGGCAACGTGATTCGCGAGTATGTCACCATTCACCGGGGTAACCGGCCGGGGACGAAAACGATGATCGGCAGCAATAACCTGTTCATGGCCCATTCCCACGTGGCCCACAACTGTGAGCTGGGGAGCAATATCATCCTGGTGAACGGCGCCCTCCTGGCCGGACACGTGGTGGTGGAAGACCGGGTCATCATTTCCGGTAACAGTGTGGTGCACCAGTTCTGCCGCATCGGCACCTTTGCCATGATGCGGGGGCTGTCCCGCTCGTCCCGCGACGTGCCTCCCTTCTGCATCATGGACGACACCCATACGGTGAAGGCGCTGAACCTGGTTGGCCTCAAGCGCAACGGTTTCGACCAGTCCCGCATCCGGGCGCTCAAGAACGCCTTCAAGCTCCTGTTCCTCTCGGGTCTCAACATGCAGAATGCCCTGGCAGAGGTGGAGCGCTCCCTCCACATCACCGATGATGTCCGCTACCTCATTGACTTCATCAAGTCGGCCAAGCGCGGCGTCTGTTTCGGTCGCGGCCTGATCGTGGATGTGGAGGATAAAGAGTAGGGCGCCGCCTGCCCGGCTCATCCTCCGGAACCGACCGGCCCCGGCGGCTGGACGTCAGTACCCATTACGAATCGAGGAATCAATCATGACCACATACACTCCGCTCCGTGACGTTCCCGCTGCTGCCGGCTACGGTCCCGGCGAC
Protein-coding regions in this window:
- a CDS encoding fumarate hydratase: MSTKPFVYQDPFPLGKDETKYRKIEGSEKHVTVEQFAGKEVLRVCPEALSILANEAMRDVSFLLRPEHNESVAKILRDPEASMNDKGVALAFLRNAEISANFELPICQDTGTATVIAKKGQQVWTGGKDEEYLSKGVYKTYTEENLRYSQTVALNMYDEINTGTNLPAQVEIQAVDGDAYKFLFMAKGGGSANKTMLFQETKALLTPEKLEKFLVDKMKYLGTAACPPYHIAVVVGGCSADQCMKTVKLASAKYLDALPTQGNEHGQAFRDVELEEKLLQAAYKLGIGAQFGGKYFAHDVRVIRLPRHGASCPVGMAVSCSADRNIKAKITRDGLFVEELDRNPGRLIPEQYRGKHEHGVKIDLNRPMKEILAELSKYPVATPLLLNGTIVVGRDIAHAKFKEIIDAGKPVPEYLLNHPIYYAGPAKTPAGKPSGSFGPTTAGRMDSYVDLLQSKGASMIMIAKGNRSQQVTDACQKYGGFYLGSIGGPAAVLAEENIKKVECIDFPELGMEAVWKIEVENFPAFILVDDKGNDFFKQLGL
- a CDS encoding PaaI family thioesterase, which produces MQVIDDGRCFICGKDNPIGLKAEFVTDPHERRAETRVRIPEVFQGWQGVTHGGIISALLDEICAQACMASGLQIVTSELRLRYREPVPTGSEITVIGQVTGERRRLVDVKGWVELDGRVMAEAEVTMFRVG
- the dnaB gene encoding replicative DNA helicase, which produces MSAVDLRKVPPQSIEAEMSILGGVLLDNEAINRCLELIEADDFYRESHRKIFRAMIDLSNRSEPCDLITLTDMLKRKGELEEVGGGAYLATLVDYVPTAANIAYYCRIVKEKSVTRRLITAATDIVTRGYDEETTVDELLDGAQKTIFEISENKLRPAFTPVGTILKDTFKRIETLYEKKEHVTGVPTGFYDLDKMTAGFQPGDLIIIAGRPSMGKTAFSLNIAQYAAAHADPPLPVAVFSLEMSKESLVMRLLCSESRVDASRLRTGHLVDTDWHKLTHGADKLSKARLYIDDTPAIPVLEMRAKARRLKAENGLGMIVVDYLQLMRGSSQESRQQEISEISRSLKALAKELDVPVVALSQLNRSLESRTDKRPMMSDLRESGAIEQDADVIMFVYRDAVYCDDCKKRDGSCTKGHEKDAEIIIGKQRNGPIGSVNLLFNGEFTKFENMEKHHDY
- a CDS encoding glycosyltransferase, producing MNVVFVHPSYPNQFTGIANALSRKRGWECAFLVDRAFTGQIRRDKPPVAYYGYGEEASPLSGTYYTRCIEEGARRGKAIVEALAHIHASTGIDAVVGHASFGATLFVREILAIPVVSYVELPGYHPAFCRDEFPGRYPQSLMDVALRSLIHSSVIHSDLCVVPSAYARDLFPPELRNKVRVRMEGFALPPPAGDREALRRELGITGNGPVIGFAGRTLEAVRGFDVFVRAVGRIRAVRPDAHFLVVGDETSIYGNEASYLGGASFKQHALRQEGMEDEEFIFRPFVPHDQFVRYLQAMDVILFPLFEGAANWGLFEAMAAGVPVIASRRCFIPEVIEDGRDGILLDAADAEGFAAAALALLEDSARAEAMSRAGRQKIARSFSVERAASGYAAIIREAIRRHGSGARNPYCGRERGICPAA
- a CDS encoding SAP domain-containing protein, producing MNMQQVKEIAKQRGIKAGSMKKAELVRAIQSDEGNEACYGTNRADSCGQDSCLWRDDCN
- the lpxA gene encoding acyl-ACP--UDP-N-acetylglucosamine O-acyltransferase, yielding MITNIHPTAHISPSATIADGAEIGPNVIVGDHSSIGAGTRVMANAVIGPWTQIGENNVIHFGAIVGHDPQDFGYKGEESWTIVGNGNVIREYVTIHRGNRPGTKTMIGSNNLFMAHSHVAHNCELGSNIILVNGALLAGHVVVEDRVIISGNSVVHQFCRIGTFAMMRGLSRSSRDVPPFCIMDDTHTVKALNLVGLKRNGFDQSRIRALKNAFKLLFLSGLNMQNALAEVERSLHITDDVRYLIDFIKSAKRGVCFGRGLIVDVEDKE
- the mutM gene encoding bifunctional DNA-formamidopyrimidine glycosylase/DNA-(apurinic or apyrimidinic site) lyase: MPELPEVETTLRGIAPHVTGRRVTAVTARAAKLRLPIPPELGERLTGRVIERVERRAKYLLLRCGDGTAIIHLGMTGTLRVAPAGSPPGKYDHLDLVLDDGRTLRFRDPRKFGLVLWTGSDPLAHPLLAQLGPEPFPPLFNGSYLFSRSRKRNAAIKLLLMDNRIVVGVGNIYANEALFRARIHPERAAGSLSEEDCATLATAVGDVLRDAIAEGDTTLHEFIATEVPSGYFRINPAVYGQTGKPCTVCGTPIARIRLGNRSTWFCPVCQK